The sequence TCCCGGTGGACGTGCTTACCCGGGATTCCTTTCAGGGCATTGACCTTGCCCTGTTTTCCGCCGGCGGCAGCGTCAGCAAGGAGTATGCCCCCATCGCCGCCGCGGCCGGCGCGGTGGTGGTGGACAACTCCAGCGCCTGGCGCATGGACCCGGACGTGCCCTTGGTGGTGCCGGAGGTCAATCCCCAGGACATCGCCCTGTACAAGAACAAAGGCATCATCGCCAACCCCAACTGCTCCACCATCCAGATGGTGGTGGTGCTGAAGCCCTTGCATGATGCCGCCCGCATCAAGCGGGTGGTGGTCTCCACCTACCAGGCGGTCTCCGGCACCGGCCAGAAGGCGGTGGAGGAGCTGGCGGCCCAGGTGCGGGCCCTGTTCAACAACCAGGAGCTGCCCCGTCAGGTCTATCCCCATCGCATTGCCTTCAACTGTTTCCCCCATATCGATGTCTTCCTGGAAAACGGTTACACCAAAGAAGAGATGAAGATGGTGAACGAAACCCAGAAGATCATGGGGGATGATTCGATCCGGGTGACGGCCACCACCGTGCGGGTGCCCGTCTTTTACGGCCATTCGGAGTCGGTGAACATCGAAACGGAGCGCAAGCTCACCCCCGAGGAGGCCCGGGCCATCCTCTCCCAGGCGCCGGGGGTCAAGGTGGTGGACGATCCGGCCAAAAACCGCTACCCCATGCCCCTGGAGGCCGCCGGCCAGGACCTCACCCTGGTGGGCCGCATCCGGGAGGACTTCAGCATCGACAACGGCCTCAACCTGTGGATCGTGGCGGACAATATCCGGAAAGGGGCGGCCACCAACGCGGTGCAGATTGCGGAAATTCTCATCCGGGATTATCTGCGCTAATGGGGAGTGGGGGTGCGGACCCGGCGCCGGGGGACGGTGCTGCCCTTTCCCCGTGAGGCACCATGCGCATCATTGCCGGGGAATTCCGGGGCCGGCGCCTGGCAGCCGTCAAAGGGGCGGTGCGCCCCACCAGCGACCGGGTGCGGGAGGCCATCTTCAGCATCCTGGGGGAACAGGTTGCGGGAGCCCGGGTGCTGGACCTCTTCGCCGGCACCGGGGCCCTGGCCCTGGAGGCCCTCAGCCGGGGGGCGGTCGCGGCGGTGCTGGTGGAGGAGGCCCCGGCCGCCCTAGCCGTCATCCGGCGCAATGTGGCCCACCTGGGGGTGGCGGAGCGGGT is a genomic window of Desulfobaccales bacterium containing:
- a CDS encoding aspartate-semialdehyde dehydrogenase; the protein is MSRQYKVAVVGATGAVGQQMVECLEERQFPVSELRLLASERSIGKSLTYKGREIPVDVLTRDSFQGIDLALFSAGGSVSKEYAPIAAAAGAVVVDNSSAWRMDPDVPLVVPEVNPQDIALYKNKGIIANPNCSTIQMVVVLKPLHDAARIKRVVVSTYQAVSGTGQKAVEELAAQVRALFNNQELPRQVYPHRIAFNCFPHIDVFLENGYTKEEMKMVNETQKIMGDDSIRVTATTVRVPVFYGHSESVNIETERKLTPEEARAILSQAPGVKVVDDPAKNRYPMPLEAAGQDLTLVGRIREDFSIDNGLNLWIVADNIRKGAATNAVQIAEILIRDYLR